Proteins co-encoded in one Pseudochaenichthys georgianus chromosome 22, fPseGeo1.2, whole genome shotgun sequence genomic window:
- the calm1a gene encoding calmodulin-1a, translating to MADQLTEEQIAEFKEAFSLFDKDGDGTITTKELGTVMRSLGQNPTEAELQDMINEVDADGNGTIDFPEFLTMMARKMKDTDSEEEIREAFRVFDKDGNGYISAAELRHVMTNLGEKLTDEEVDEMIREADIDGDGQVNYEEFVQMMTAK from the exons ATG GCTGATCAACTAACAGAAGAGCAGATTGCAG AGTTCAAGGAGGCATTCTCCCTGTTCGATAAAGATGGAGATGgcaccatcaccaccaaggagcTGGGCACCGTCATGCGGTCACTGGGTCAAAACCCAACCGAGGCCGAGCTCCAGGACATGATCAACGAGGTGGACGCAGATG GCAACGGAACCATCGACTTCCCAGAGTTCCTGACGATGATGGCGAGGAAGATGAAGGACACTGACAGCGAGGAGGAGATCAGGGAGGCCTTCAGGGTCTTTGATAAG GATGGCAACGGTTACATCAGCGCGGCAGAGCTGCGTCACGTGATGACCAACCTGGGAGAGAAGCTGACAGATGAGGAAGTAGACGAGATGATCAGAGAAGCAGACATTGACGGAGACGGACAGGTCAACTATGAAG AATTTGTTCAGATGATGACCGCCAAATGA